One segment of Carya illinoinensis cultivar Pawnee chromosome 13, C.illinoinensisPawnee_v1, whole genome shotgun sequence DNA contains the following:
- the LOC122291009 gene encoding uncharacterized protein LOC122291009, whose amino-acid sequence MSSCQSNSATSTAFAPARSEDPAWSHARVVPEARNSTQCLYCSKIIRGGGVTRLKHHLGGISGDVEACKKVPDDIKWQMKELVNEMKKNKEKKRKLSLEIGCGSPVDLTYDDVDVGDDEYEGGSQGPVHDSKGKGKEKVGGKSTGPFSRFFAPRTSPGSQPSIKSAMCSKEMIDKAKMAIANWWYDANLPFNASQSKFYQPAINAIAAIGLGFKGPSLHELRGNLLKNSVTEVQNYLLDIKTSWRDSGCSLMEDGWTNQRQQPIINFLVYCPKGTIFLKSIDTSGLRKDAETLFKIFDEVVQEVGVENIVQFITDNDASYKAVGKKLQQMYGSFFWSPCVAHYIDLMLENFCDPRHFPIIDETIKKARKITKFIYNHAWVLALMRKDFTKGHDLCRPAVTRFATNFLSIQCLLLFKKELRQMFTCDKWIVSSYSKSNIGKEIAEIVLEDREFCAQCQFIVTISEPLVRVLRLVDGDEKPAMGYLYNAMEKAKENIKARLKNKVSAFMPFIKVIDARWDKQLHSPLHAADGT is encoded by the exons atgTCTAGTTGTCAATCAAATAGTGCTACCTCTACGGCATTTGCTCCTGCTAGATCAGAGGATCCAGCATGGTCCCATGCACGTGTAGTGCCAGAAGCAAGAAATAGTACTCAATGTCTTTATTGTAGCAAAATCATTAGAGGTGGCGGAGTCACGAGGTTGAAGCATCATCTAGGTGGGATTTCAGGTGATGTAGAAGCATGTAAAAAAGTCCCTGATGATATAAAATGGCAAATGAAAGAGTTGgtcaatgaaatgaaaaaaaacaaagagaagaaaagaaaactaagcTTAGAGATTGGATGTGGAAGCCCTGTAGATTTAACATATGATGATGTTGATGTTGGTGATGATGAGTATGAGGGAGGGAGTCAAGGACCCGTTCATGATTcaaaggggaaggggaaggagaaAGTAGGTGGAAAGTCAACGGGGCCATTTAGCAGATTTTTTGCTCCAAGAACAAGTCCTGGCTCTCAACCTTCTATTAAGAGTGCTATGTGTTCAAAAGAAATGATTGACAAAGCAAAAATGGCTATAGCAAATTGGTGGTATGATGCTAATTTACCTTTCAATGCATCTCAATCTAAATTTTATCAACCAGCTATAAATGCTATAGCTGCCATCGGGCTAGGATTCAAGGGTCCTTCTTTACATGAGTTGAGAGGAAATTTGTTGAAGAATTCTGTGACTGAGGTTCAGAATTATCTCTTAGATATTAAAACATCTTGGAGGGATAGTGGTTGTTCACTAATGGAAGATGGTTGGACAAATCAGAGGCAACAACCAATAATTAACTTTTTGGTTTATTGCCCAAAAGGTACAATATTTTTGAAGTCTATTGATACATCGGGCCTTAGAAAAGATGctgaaacattatttaaaatttttgatgaAGTTGTTCAAGAAGTTGGGGTGGAGAATATTGTGCAATTCATAACAGACAATGATGCGAGTTATAAGGCTGTAGGAAAAAAGTTACAGCAAATGTATGGCTCTTTCTTTTGGTCCCCTTGTGTAGCTCATTATATAGATTTGATGTTAGAGAATTTTTGTGATCCCAGACATTTTCCTATTATTGATGAAACTATAAAGAAGGCAAGGAAGATAACGAAATTCATTTATAATCATGCTTGGGTTTTGGCTTTGATGAGAAAGGACTTCACCAAAGGTCATGATTTATGTCGCCCTGCAGTCACAAGGTTTgctacaaattttttaagtatccaATGCTTACTGTTGTTTAAGAAAGAGCTTCGACAAATGTTTACTTGTGATAAGTGGATTGTATCAAGTTATTCTAAAAGCAACATAGGGAAGGAGATAGCTGAGATTGTTCTAGAAGATAGAGAGTTTTGTGCTCAATGTCAGTTTATTGTAACAATCAGCGAGCCTTTGGTTCGAGTACTACGACTTGTCGATGGGGATGAGAAGCCTGCAATGGGATACTTGTATAATGCAATGGAGAAAGCCAAAGAGAATAtaaaagcaagattgaagaacAAAGTTTCTGCATTTATGCCATTCATCAAGGTCATTGATGCTAGGTGGGATAAGCAGCTTCATAGTCCATTACATGCAGCAG ATGGAACCTGA